The region ATTCATAAAAGTAACTGACTTAGTGGATTTTTGCAATCCATAAGCGTTTGCGTAAAATTAAAATCAGAAAATAATATTACACTCCAACATTCATATTTGATGTTTCTGCCGGGCTGTAGTTTTTCAGTTTTTTAATTTTATCGTTCAATTTCAAAACTCGATCTAATTGTTTTTGTTGGATAGTGTATTTAGTATAATATTTATACCACTCTTTTCCAATAAAAAAGGTTGTCACTGAAACTCCAGTAAGTAAACCTATAAGGTAATTAGTAATGTCCATGATTATTAGTTTATTAGTTTATTTTTAAGTTTAATCTTGAGTTTATTTTTTGAGTTTGTTTTTATTTTAAAAAGCATTTTTATCTCCTTTGAGGGTCACAATAACCGTTAAGAAGCATATTTTGACATCTTTTATAAGGCTCCAGCGCTGTACGTATTCTATATCAGTTGTAACGCGTCTTCTCATATCTGATACTTTTTTGGTTTCTCCTCTAAGGCCCGAAACCTGAGCCAGACCTGTAATTCCCGGCTTAACAAAATGACGCACCATAAAATTGTTAATGTGGTCATTATAGTCAGACGTATGTTTGATCATATGTGGGCGCGGTCCTACTACACTCATATTTCCGATCAATACATTAAAGAACTGAGGCATTTCGTCTAAACTGGTACGGCGGATAAATTTTCCTATTGGTGTTATTCTACTGTCTCCTTTTTGAGCCTGTTGTGTTTCGTCACCCATATTTACGTACATGCTTCGAAACTTGTAGCACCAAAATTCCTGGTTCTTTTTTCCTGTTCGCATCTGTTTGTATAATACTGGTCCTTTGCTTTGTTTTTTAATTATAAAAGCCAATAAAGGATAAAGCCAGGACAAGACAAATACAATTACCAAAATGCTGAATGTAAGATCAAAAATTCTCTTTGCCAATCTATTATAAGCATTTTGCAATGGCTCAAAACGAGGCTTAATGACATGAAAATTATTTAAATGACTTGAGTTAAAATGCTTTTTTGATATGGATGAAAAATCGGGAACAAATTTCAAACGCATACAATGTTTATCGCCCAACTCAAAGAAATAATTCAGGTCTGAAATAAAGTCCGGTTTTGATACAATGTACAATTCGTTGATATCATTTCTTGACGCATCATTAATTGCTTCTGACAGTGCTAAAGTGAATTCCTCATTACTCCTATACTCTACAGAAGAATTCTCGTTAAGAATCCCCAGAAAGTTGATAAAAAAGGAATTACTTTCTAAATGAGAAGCCAACTCGATACTTGTTTTATTGAATCCCCAGATAGCAACTGTGTACTGTTTGAAAACCCAGCCCTTTATTTTTCCAATAACCAGCGTAAATAATATTCTGGATAACAGAAAATATGACAATAAAAAACTTAGTTGAAATAAATTTGCTTTACTTCCAAAGTTGTACAGCACATCATCCTGAAAAATAAAAATGTAACTGTGCCATAAAACTCTTTGTGTAAAAAAAGCTCTCCAGCTATTGCGGAAAAATTCATCCAGACTAAAAAGAACGTCTACTCTGTACAATTGAAAATAAGTAACTGAAAACAGCCAACTTAACATTGTAATTGGAATCATCTTATTGAGAAATAAACCATTCCAGCCAATACTTTCCTCAATAGCAAAATTCAAAAAAATCATTGTTCCTACTACCATTGCAATCATATCGGCAATGGCGCAACACATTATGAAAGTAAATTTATGTCTGTTTCGCATTTTTTATTTTTTTCAATAAATTGTAACCTAATGCTCCTATTAAACTTCCAACAATTCCATAAAAAATATCCATTAAATCCGGGCTTCTTCTCTGAATTAAAAACTGCCCTCCTTCGGCTACAGAAACTATTATCGCCGCAATAATTATGTTTTGTATGAAATTTAAATTTTTGTTATTATTTACTTCATTTATGTTATTCTGTTCTGTATACAATTCTAATAGAAAACCTACAGCGACAAAAGGAACAGCGGTACGCAAATTATAATAATGATTACTCCAGTTCAACAGCCATCCCGGTAAATAAGTCTCAGTAGATAAACTGGGATCTGAAAGCCAGGAAAAATAAAAGACCGCAGCAACGACAAAAAACAATAGCATCAGAACTATTTTATGAAACATTTTATATTATTTAATTAAAGTAAATGGCTTTGTATTTTTTAAGCTCCTTTTACAGCGAGGCCTTTTTTATACCAAGGTTTCTTTACTTTTTTTTCTTGATACTGGTAACCATAACTTACGCCATAACCATAGCCATATGCGTTTTTCATATTGACACCATTTATAACAATTCCAACGTTTTTAAGCTGTTCTTTTTTAATAAAATTACTTACCTGAACCAGATTGCTTTTATCTGTATAATCGTATTTTACAACAAACACTGTTACATCTGCCAAATGACTAAAATTCAATGTATCAGATACAATTTGTACCGGCGCCGTATCTAGTATGATAAAATCGTAGATTGTTTTTGCTTCTTCGATTAAGGCTTCAAAATTTGAATTAGTTATCAATTGAGAAGGATTTGGTGGCGCTTCTCCGGCAAACAATACATCCAGATTTTTAGAAAACTGATTGTCGTTTTGTAAAAATTCTTTCCAGTTGTCTGTTTTGTTAGCTAAGAAATCAGAAAGTCCAGATACATTTCGTTTTATATTAAAATAATCATGCAATTGCGGGTTTCTTAAATCAACACCAATAAGCAGTACTTTTTTATTAAGGTTGCTAATTGTTATGGCATTATGAAAGGCACAAAATGATTTTCCTTCTCCTTGGATAGAAGATGTAAACAAAATCACATTTCCTTTGCTTTCTTTCTTTCTAGGCAATAAATAGGATATGTTAGACATTAATGCTCGTGATGCTTCTGCAATTAATGATCGAGATGTTGCTGTATTATCCAACTTATCACTTACACTTATTTTAGGAATATGACCCAAAATTGGAACATCTGTAATTACTTTTTGGATATCTTCTTCGTTATGTATTTTAGTATCTAAAAACAAACGAACATAAGTGATTCCGAAAGGAAGTAATAAACCAAACAAAAATGCTCCTAACATAAATGCTTTTGGCTGTGGAAAAATTGCTGAATAATTGGTTTCTGGCGCATTCAAAGTTTTTAAGTTTGATTCTAGAATTGCACCGTTTAAAACCGCTTCTTCTTTCTTTTGCAATAATGCGACATAAGTTTCCTCTTTTGTAGTCAGATTACTGTTGATATTTCCTAGTATTTTATCTTTTGTAGGGATGCTTTTTACTTTTGCTTCGGCAATACTCTGCTCAGATCTATTGGCTTTACTTGTTTGAGTCAGAAAGTTTAAATAACCTTGCAGACTATTTAATATCTCTTGTTTTTGAGCTCTTAACTGGGTCATTAAACTAATGTAAGCCGGATTGTTACTTTGTGCTCTTTGTAAAATCATTTGGCTGTCCATCAATTTCGCGTTGTAGCTTACAAGCATTTGATTGACTGTTGTAGATTCCAAATTATAATCTGTACCCAAAGCTTGAGCCGGACCAGCTTGTTTAACATCATTAATGGCAAAGTTTGTCAGTGCAATTTGCTTGTCATTAAGCATTGAACTCTCCTTTTTTTGACTTCTATCGGCAGTTTGTTCTACAATGTAGTTTTCCATTACTCCGATATCATTACTCTGAAGATATTTCTCTTTTACACTTTCAATTGAATCCTTTTCTTTACTAAAGTTTTTAATTCTCTGATTCAAATAAGAAACCGTATTTCTATAAACTTTTTGTTTATTTATAACAATAGTTTTATCAAACTGATCAATAATCTCACTTAATATTTTTCTGGAACGATCAGGGCTTGAGCTTACGTGCTTCATCTCCAGGACCCCTTTTGCATTTTCATCAGACAAAACAACAAGAGATCCTTTTAAGTTTTTTAAAGCTACTCCAGTCGGTTCCAGATTTACTTTATATTCTTTTTCAAAATAAAACGATGGATTTTTCTTTGCTTTTGGAGATAGCTGGATTTTAAATGGTAAGCCTTCAATTGCTTCTTTTCCGTCGTATCCTTTGATATTATAAGTTTGCTCAGATTCTGGTTCTGTTATAAGAAACCCCTCTTGATTGACTTTAATTTCATAAGAAACAACAGGTAATGAATCTTTAGAAATAGTTGGTATTAAAACAAAAGGAACTTCATTTACGTTATTGTTTTTAACACTAAATACTTTTTCGTAGTAAGTAAAATTCAAATTCAATTTTTTAACAACTCCTAATAAAAATTCATTAGAGGTTATTAATCGAATTTCATCTTCTAATTTATCTTCACTGTTTTTTTTATCTGTGCTGATTGTAATGATTTTCGTTTGGTCTTCTTGTTTTTTGTCAATAAAGATCGAAGCAGAAGTTTCGTAAGTTGGCGGCGTTATTTTGATAAAAATAAAAGCTGCACCTACGAACACAATTAAGCTTAGCAAAAACCAAGGCCAATATTGAAAATACTTTAAAAATTCTTTTTTTAAATCCATAACTATTTAATTAATAAGATACAGTCACATTAATAACAATGAGTATATTTTTAAATCTAAGTGTAAAAACTTTTCTACTTCTTCAATTTATTTCGCAATTACAATAATCAGTGCAGCAACTGAAGCTACTATACCAATTAACTGTAATGGATCTTTAATTAATCCTCCACTATTAGCTTTTAATTTGTTTGGAGTTACTACAATTACATCGCCTTGTCTAATTCGGAAATTTGGATTAGACATCCAAGATGCGCTAGTTAAATCTATGTGATAAACCAAACGTTTTCCGTCAACTTCTCTAATCAATTTTATATCTGTACGAATTGCTGAGTAAGTCAAATCTCCCGCCAATCCGACAGCGTCAAGAAAACTGATTGATTCTTCGCTAAAATTTTTAACACCCGGCGCATTAACCTCTCCCAAAACGGTAAACTTATTATTAAGAACTCGAACTTGTACCGTAGGATTTACCAAGTAATTCTCGTTGATAAGACGTTCTTTTATTTTAGTTTCTACATTCGCAGGAGTTAAACCTCCAACTTTTACTTCATTTAAAATAGGCATCATAATAGTTCCCTGCGGATTAACCAAATAACCAGACAGACGCATCATATCTACCGAGCTTTGTGCAGCAGGATTCCCAGTCGAAATATTAAAAGGAGCAGCAACTAAAGGATTAAGATCGCCAACTTCAACTTTTAAGATGTCATTAGGCTGTATTTTTGGCGAAGTATAATTTATCGTCGAATTTGCATACTTATCTAAATCTTGTAGATACAACATTTGTTTTTTGGTCGTACAAGATTCCAGCATCAATAAAGGCAATAAAATTATCGAAAGGAAAATTTTCTTCATGTTAATTGTGGTATGTATTAGTATTCTATAATTACTCTAAATTTTATTGAAATAAAATGAAAACTATTTAGCGCTCCATAACTCCTCTACTATGTCTATCATCAAACTAAACCTGCATTCACTATATCTATTTATATTGGCTTTTCTTAAATTTTATCCTCTGTAGTTCTTTTGGAACTAAAATTTTACTGTTTTACTTATTTCAAAAATCAAAAGCTAAATGATCCTAATTCTTAATGAACGATATACTGTTTTAAAGCAATAGTTTTTTTTCTAAAAACAACTGAATAAGCAGTTAAACCATGATATTTATATATTCTGTAATCTTCTTTTAAAACTTCAAAAGCTCGTTTGAAACTGGTACTCATGCCGCCCATTCTCATTTTAACGATGTAGATATTGATATAACTCATCTTAATTTCATGTTTGTACAAATAGCGAAGTAAGAATTCCGTATCTGACGCAATTTTAAAATCAAGGTTGTATAATCCGTTTTTATCTATTACGCTTT is a window of Flavobacterium crocinum DNA encoding:
- a CDS encoding exopolysaccharide biosynthesis polyprenyl glycosylphosphotransferase, with protein sequence MRNRHKFTFIMCCAIADMIAMVVGTMIFLNFAIEESIGWNGLFLNKMIPITMLSWLFSVTYFQLYRVDVLFSLDEFFRNSWRAFFTQRVLWHSYIFIFQDDVLYNFGSKANLFQLSFLLSYFLLSRILFTLVIGKIKGWVFKQYTVAIWGFNKTSIELASHLESNSFFINFLGILNENSSVEYRSNEEFTLALSEAINDASRNDINELYIVSKPDFISDLNYFFELGDKHCMRLKFVPDFSSISKKHFNSSHLNNFHVIKPRFEPLQNAYNRLAKRIFDLTFSILVIVFVLSWLYPLLAFIIKKQSKGPVLYKQMRTGKKNQEFWCYKFRSMYVNMGDETQQAQKGDSRITPIGKFIRRTSLDEMPQFFNVLIGNMSVVGPRPHMIKHTSDYNDHINNFMVRHFVKPGITGLAQVSGLRGETKKVSDMRRRVTTDIEYVQRWSLIKDVKICFLTVIVTLKGDKNAF
- a CDS encoding polysaccharide biosynthesis tyrosine autokinase, with translation MDLKKEFLKYFQYWPWFLLSLIVFVGAAFIFIKITPPTYETSASIFIDKKQEDQTKIITISTDKKNSEDKLEDEIRLITSNEFLLGVVKKLNLNFTYYEKVFSVKNNNVNEVPFVLIPTISKDSLPVVSYEIKVNQEGFLITEPESEQTYNIKGYDGKEAIEGLPFKIQLSPKAKKNPSFYFEKEYKVNLEPTGVALKNLKGSLVVLSDENAKGVLEMKHVSSSPDRSRKILSEIIDQFDKTIVINKQKVYRNTVSYLNQRIKNFSKEKDSIESVKEKYLQSNDIGVMENYIVEQTADRSQKKESSMLNDKQIALTNFAINDVKQAGPAQALGTDYNLESTTVNQMLVSYNAKLMDSQMILQRAQSNNPAYISLMTQLRAQKQEILNSLQGYLNFLTQTSKANRSEQSIAEAKVKSIPTKDKILGNINSNLTTKEETYVALLQKKEEAVLNGAILESNLKTLNAPETNYSAIFPQPKAFMLGAFLFGLLLPFGITYVRLFLDTKIHNEEDIQKVITDVPILGHIPKISVSDKLDNTATSRSLIAEASRALMSNISYLLPRKKESKGNVILFTSSIQGEGKSFCAFHNAITISNLNKKVLLIGVDLRNPQLHDYFNIKRNVSGLSDFLANKTDNWKEFLQNDNQFSKNLDVLFAGEAPPNPSQLITNSNFEALIEEAKTIYDFIILDTAPVQIVSDTLNFSHLADVTVFVVKYDYTDKSNLVQVSNFIKKEQLKNVGIVINGVNMKNAYGYGYGVSYGYQYQEKKVKKPWYKKGLAVKGA
- a CDS encoding polysaccharide biosynthesis/export family protein gives rise to the protein MKKIFLSIILLPLLMLESCTTKKQMLYLQDLDKYANSTINYTSPKIQPNDILKVEVGDLNPLVAAPFNISTGNPAAQSSVDMMRLSGYLVNPQGTIMMPILNEVKVGGLTPANVETKIKERLINENYLVNPTVQVRVLNNKFTVLGEVNAPGVKNFSEESISFLDAVGLAGDLTYSAIRTDIKLIREVDGKRLVYHIDLTSASWMSNPNFRIRQGDVIVVTPNKLKANSGGLIKDPLQLIGIVASVAALIIVIAK